In a genomic window of Saccharomyces kudriavzevii IFO 1802 strain IFO1802 genome assembly, chromosome: 2:
- the YPC1 gene encoding phytoceramidase (similar to Saccharomyces cerevisiae YPC1 (YBR183W) and YDC1 (YPL087W); ancestral locus Anc_8.564), producing the protein MGIFRWNYPESSVPGFWGETTSTIDWCEENYVVSPYVAEWTNTLTNIVFILSAIYTTYSAYKNRLEKRFLLIGFGYGLVGVGSCLFHMTLKYRFQLLDELPMIYAMCIPTWSLLCEAKEALLNGDNHKKVPLFEQIVFGIIIALAVTTASILYVIFKNVDIHQILFGVQIVVVAAAAGSLTYRYVHDPLAKRNLKASMALGAILFLSGYVSWLLDIHFCSFWVHIRRSILALPLGVLLEPHGWWHILTGMGIYFYIVSLEYLRVITLNISSDYLFIWRWKVFPELIRVGHNPSTRYSLELFGSYVEDQSVGAHKKRE; encoded by the coding sequence ATGGGAATATTTCGTTGGAACTATCCAGAGAGTTCCGTACCCGGGTTTTGGGGAGAAACAACATCAACTATTGACTGGTGTGAGGAGAACTATGTAGTTTCTCCTTATGTTGCAGAATGGACAAACACTTTAACTAACATCGTGTTCATACTTTCAGCCATATATACAACCTACTCTGCATACAAGAATAGACTAGAGAAAAGATTTTTACTTATTGGTTTCGGGTACGGTTTGGTCGGAGTGGGGTCATGTTTATTTCATATGACCTTGAAGTATAGATTTCAATTGCTGGATGAATTACCCATGATATACGCCATGTGCATTCCGACATGGAGTCTGTTATGTGAAGCTAAAGAGGCGCTGCTCAATGGGGACAATCATAAGAAGGTTCCTCTATTCGAACAGATAGTTTTTGGAATCATTATTGCTCTAGCCGTTACAACAGCAAGCATACTCTACGTTATTTTTAAGAATGTGGATATCCACCAGATTTTGTTTGGTGTACAAATTGTGGTCGTCGCCGCCGCTGCCGGAAGCTTGACATATCGATACGTCCATGATCCGCTTGCCAAAAGGAATCTTAAAGCTTCCATGGCACTTGGTGCTATATTGTTTTTATCAGGTTACGTATCATGGTTACTGGATATCCATTTTTGTTCGTTCTGGGTGCATATTAGAAGAAGCATCCTGGCCTTACCGCTTGGCGTACTTCTTGAGCCACACGGATGGTGGCATATCCTTACTGGTATGGGTATTTATTTCTACATTGTTTCTTTGGAGTATTTGAGGGTCATCACTTTAAACATTAGTTCTGATTACCTGTTCATTTGGAGATGGAAAGTCTTTCCTGAATTGATAAGGGTAGGGCACAACCCGTCGACAAGGTACTCGCTTGAACTATTTGGGTCGTACGTAGAAGATCAATCAGTTGGGGCTcataaaaaaagggaatGA
- the SKDI02G2930 gene encoding uncharacterized protein (similar to Saccharomyces cerevisiae YBR184W), with amino-acid sequence MFRNNAVNDISGSSRPNVRYDRQNKGRLRNSKSQKIGLGATVGSILGADKSFNSFEEGTDEKRIKINIDHQKEGAVIASQQANIGMLESRKRVPEHNRKIASSESRPKLPMNISQSLEQNNRQFGYQHDWSQLSTSKICKILEDISGKRHKTWGRSTSLQEKNRSHKVLYERDNEGSQDWSQIPSESICELIEKIATRRNRNLKQHAYSQDQEISGVEGLSEGDKRNGEIEDPLELTARRGSENSKGYEFALENDIPNAICFSHKEAKLMPPPQKRIKNMAVIPRNQHEGFILGKLNNQLVVSSKLSVSRLFNAMIVIVSHSQYQTYLMLQSKNFGNIWDFGRRPLLPLKPDAAYTIDTSNHVTLPWNIFSDFATIVPKNQLYPKKHIPDCNYELLEFQQINCNFGTQPETLYHFPMSHDTMTIKEKCSPELQLKNEAIHEDFAPGNEKYCVSCLKLKKDGTAYHSNGMNISCKHQSAKDKEEFKLDNTNSVQDNVNHYSNIFVGLRAFFHKIYSKNSCGEIDLSETLFYNDSKKSWVKMGDLAHRTKKKR; translated from the coding sequence ATGTTTCGAAATAATGCTGTGAATGATATCTCAGGTTCGAGTAGGCCAAATGTGAGATACGATCGGCAAAATAAAGGGAGGTTGAGAAATTCCAAATCCCAGAAAATAGGACTTGGCGCCACTGTAGGGTCCATATTAGGTGCAGACAAAAGCTTTAACAGTTTTGAGGAAGGGACGGATGAgaagagaataaaaattaaTATCGACCATCAAAAAGAAGGGGCTGTGATTGCAAGCCAACAAGCTAATATTGGTATGCTCGAAAGCAGAAAGCGCGTGCCTGAACATAACAGAAAAATAGCGAGCTCTGAAAGCAGACCAAAACTACCAATGAACATTTCCCAATCTTTGGAACAGAATAACCGGCAGTTTGGATATCAGCATGACTGGTCGCAACTCAGTACCAGTAAAATCTGTAAAATTTTGGAGGACATATCAGGCAAAAGACATAAAACTTGGGGACGCTCCACTTCATTGCAAGAGAAGAACCGTTCACACAAAGTTCTTTACGAGAGAGACAACGAAGGTAGTCAGGATTGGTCACAAATTCCTAGTGAAAGCATATGCGAGCTCATAGAGAAGATTGCTACCAGACGCAACAGAAACCTCAAACAGCATGCATATTCTCAAGATCAGGAAATTTCGGGAGTTGAGGGTTTATCAGAAGGTGATAAACGTAATGGAGAAATCGAGGACCCGCTGGAACTAACGGCAAGAAGAGGCAGCGAAAACAGCAAAGGATATGAATTTGCTTTAGAAAATGATATACCAAATGCAATATGTTTTTCCCACAAGGAAGCCAAATTAATGCCGCCTCCACAAAAGAGAATAAAGAACATGGCAGTCATCCCTAGAAATCAGCATGAAGGATTTATTTTAGGAAAGCTTAATAATCAACTTGTTGTAAGCTCGAAACTTTCTGTCAGTAGGCTTTTCAATGCAATGATCGTCATTGTCAGTCATTCGCAATATCAAACATATCTTATGCTCcaatcaaagaattttggCAACATATGGGACTTTGGAAGACGCCCTCTCTTACCTCTCAAGCCTGACGCAGCATATACGATCGACACTTCAAATCACGTCACGCTACCATGGAATATTTTTAGTGATTTTGCGACGATAGTTCCTAAAAATCAACTTTATCCCAAAAAACATATTCCTGATTGTAACTATGAATTACTAGaatttcaacaaataaaCTGTAATTTTGGAACACAGCCAGAAACATTATATCACTTTCCCATGTCTCACGACACGATGacgataaaagaaaagtgtTCTCCAGAACTACAACTTAAAAATGAAGCAATTCACGAAGATTTTGCTCctggaaatgaaaaatattgtGTTAGCTgcttgaaattgaaaaaggatgGTACAGCCTATCATTCAAATGGCATGAATATTTCCTGTAAGCACCAGTCTGCAAAAGACAAAGAAGAGTTCAAACTAGATAATACGAACAGTGTACAAGATAATGTTAACCATTATAgcaatatttttgttgGCTTGCGTGCTTTTTTCCACAAAATATACTCTAAAAATTCCTGTGGCGAAATTGACTTATCAGAAACATTGTTTTATAAcgattcaaagaaaagttgGGTAAAGATGGGAGACCTAGCGCATCGCACTAAGAAAAAGAGGTAA
- the MBA1 gene encoding Mba1p (similar to Saccharomyces cerevisiae MBA1 (YBR185C); ancestral locus Anc_8.561) — MNVPRTACFISPARSLLRLFNRQRLFSTSRLILNKESEATKKKDKNKQQDFNPRHLGVSAEIFIPSAYKNLPSVFTHPFVVANALVRRLYTFGLNSVQVALFRFQSGIKPSFLLWKNKAIETYINVNTSFAHKNLQEVKGMVSLWVQEALEARSRQLPANATLEWQLIKFNAVPKLVSVQPVMIPGMPLEHLQLVYKFDTKQKLIKVNQQNKKSDVLDRDVVDYVAYLCDAATNDMILMGSLFENKPNDKLPKSYEDDTKVAIRRMKLNGDIYRLPPE, encoded by the coding sequence ATGAACGTACCAAGAACTGCATGTTTTATCTCTCCTGCAAGATCTTTGTTAAGATTGTTCAATAGGCAGCGactattttcaacttcgaggttgattttgaataaagaaagCGAAGctacaaaaaagaaagacaagAACAAACAGCAAGATTTCAATCCTAGGCATTTGGGTGTTTCTGCAGAAATATTTATTCCTTCTGCTTACAAAAACCTTCCCAGCGTCTTTACGCATCCTTTCGTTGTTGCGAATGCATTAGTTAGGAGACTTTACACATTTGGTTTGAATTCTGTTCAGGTCGCATTGTTTCGTTTCCAATCAGGTATCAagccttcttttttactcTGGAAAAACAAAGCTATTGAGACGTATATTAACGTAAATACGTCTTTCGCTCATAAAAATCTACAGGAGGTGAAAGGAATGGTGTCGTTATGGGTTCAGGAAGCTTTAGAGGCTAGATCCCGCCAACTTCCAGCCAATGCCACACTAGAGTGGCAATTGATAAAGTTCAATGCGGTTCCAAAATTAGTCTCGGTGCAACCCGTTATGATCCCCGGAATGCCCCTAGAGCATTTACAGTTAGTATACAAATTTGATACAAAGCAGAAATTGATCAAGGTCAATCAACAAAATAAGAAGAGTGATGTGTTAGATCGTGACGTAGTAGACTATGTTGCTTATTTATGTGATGCGGCAACTAATGATATGATTTTAATGGGGTCTTTATTCGAAAATAAGCCAAATGATAAATTACCGAAGAGCTACGAAGATGATACGAAAGTAGCCATACGCAGAATGAAGCTTAATGGAGATATATATCGTTTACCCCCAGAGTAA
- the PCH2 gene encoding Pch2p (similar to Saccharomyces cerevisiae PCH2 (YBR186W); ancestral locus Anc_8.558) has product MKYIVDLQVRGSSLTVIRCMFKEEEQSSSPEYDSDNRSKIDNSGKLVEFLNLLKTVVKRKLEGFPKSRLKDSIITGQELVREGQGSIEIKDPPTEAQQHLIRSLAKVLLHQFSSTIASVMAVNEGQDNLFLSLFVKKISIEPVPASYVPAKLSLHEKMNLNQHIDSILCSKEIDELKTYQVGSVDKFIIHPFCCLEEYRQQRNGNLLSTEFDKIDLEVDEEDNFEGETLSSCINPMGNFDIPLTKQTLNFVNISFLPSTSFEGQWEALYFGDNIKERLYSYATISLKIASFKQTGNFNREDIKTLITNNKLLLVHGPPGTGKTTLCKALCQKLSVRREFSDASNIIDTNYKGIIIELSCSRIFSKWFGESSKNISIIFKDIEELLKVNERQGIFVCLLVDEVEAIASSRANLSNRNESTDGIRVVNTLLIQLDRLKKYHNFLTLATSNLLDSLDDAFVDRADGVFFIGNPTAEGILHILRVCIEEMVCLGIVSFRTGSPGISFFDKYQDSLQKIATKCSTLDISGRTTRKLPLMCLSEYFRTFPVDSDEFVVALAMSARKLGAARKW; this is encoded by the exons ATGAAATACATCGTTGACCTTCAAGTGCGAGGATCGTCTCTAACTGTTATCAGATGCATGTTCAAAGAGGAGGAACAAAGCTCTTCGCCAGAGTATGATTCAGATAACAGATCCAAAATAGATAATAGTGGAAAGCTAGTGGAATTTTTAAATCTCTTAAAAACAGTCGTTAAAAGAAAGTTAGAAGGCTTTCCAAAAAGTCGCTTAAAAGACTCAATTATAACAGGACAAGAGCTAGTGAGAGAGGGTCAAGGAAGCATTGAAATCAAGGATCCACCGACCGAAGCACAACAGCATTTAATCAGGAGTTTAGCGAAGGTTTTGTTACATCAGTTTTCAAGTACAATTGCCTCTGTAATGGCAGTGAATGAAGGTCAGGataatttatttttgtctttATTTGTTAAAAAGATCTCTATAGAACCAGTGCCAGCATCTTATGTCCCTGCTAAATTGAGCTTgcatgaaaaaatgaatttgaaccAGCACATAGATTCTATTTTGTGCTCTAAAGAGattgatgaattgaaaacttaTCAAGTCGGCTCGGTTGATAAATTCATAATCCATCCTTTCTGTTGCCTAGAAGAGTATAGACAGCAAAGAAATGGGAATTTGCTGTCTACAGAATTTGACAAGATTGACTTAGAAGTTGACGAAGAGGATAATTTTGAAGGGGAAACTTTAAGTTCCTGCATCAATCCAATGGGGAATTTTGACATCCCACTAACCAAGCAGACACTGAACTTCGTGAACATATCATTCCTTCCGAGTACAAGTTTCGAAGGGCAATGGGAAGCTTTGTATTTTGGTGACAATATCAAGGAGAGATTATATAGCTACGCAACTATATCCCTCAAAATAGCGAGTTTCAAACAAACAGGGAACTTTAATCGAGAAGACATTAAAACCTTAAtaacaaataataaattacTCCTCGTACATGGCCCTCCAGGAACAGGTAAAACAACCTTATGCAAGGCCCTTTGCCAAAAACTGTCTGTGAGGCGAGAATTTTCTGATGCTTCGAATATAATCGATACAAATTACAAGGGAATAATAATTGAATTGTCTTGTTCACGCATCTTTTCTAAATGGTTTGGGGAATCATCTAAGAAtatatcaataatattcAAAGACATTGAGGAGCTGTTAAAGGTTAACGAAAGGCAAGGAATTTTCGTATGTCTTTTGGTAGATGAAGTTGAAGCGATAGCGAGCTCAAGAGCAAATCTATCAAATAGAAATGAATCAACAGATGGTATCCGTGTAGTGAACACTTTACTAATTCAACTTGACAGGCTGAAGAAATACCACAATTTTCTGACATTGGCAACATCTAACTTATTAGATTCTTTGGACGATGCCTTCGTTGATCGAGCCGACGGggttttctttattggaAATCCAACAGCTGAGGGCATCCTTCATATTCTGAGGGTGTGTATAGAAGAGATGGTATGTTTAGGCATAGTATCATTTCGCACAGGATCTCCTGGAATCTCGTTCTTCGACAAATATCAAGATAGtttgcaaaaaattgcaaCCAAATGTTCG ACCCTCGATATCAGCGGCAGAACTACAAGGAAATTACCATTGATGTGCCTTTCCGAATACTTCCGGACATTTCCTGTAGACAGTGATGAGTTCGTTGTGGCATTGGCGATGTCAGCACGAAAACTGGGCGCTGCGCGAAAGTGGTGA
- the GDT1 gene encoding putative ribosome biosynthesis protein GDT1 (similar to Saccharomyces cerevisiae GDT1 (YBR187W); ancestral locus Anc_8.557): MGNMIKKTYLLALLPLLATAASTAAADAGTSADTEGSSHLKSFLMSISMIGLSEIGDKTFLIAALMAMRHRRLLVFSAAATSLAIMTVLSGVVGHSVVAFLSERYTAFLAGILFLVFGYKLTMEGLEMSKDAGVEEDMAEVEEEIAIKDVNKDMNDVEKGGETARDKQLKNVSTGGKIVHRLRELASFMFSPIWVQIFLMVFLGELGDRSQISIIALATDSDYWYVIGGAVVGHAICTGLAVVGGKLLATKISIRSITLASSLLFFIFALMYIYQAFTTST; encoded by the coding sequence ATGGGAAATATGATAAAAAAGACATATTTGCTCGCTCTGCTACCACTGCTTGCAACAGCTGCTTCTACTGCAGCAGCTGATGCAGGAACATCTGCGGATACCGAAGGCTCATCACACCTAAAGTCATTTTTAATGTCCATTTCTATGATTGGGCTTTCTGAAATAGGTGataaaacttttttgattGCAGCCTTGATGGCAATGCGCCATCGAAGACTTTTAGTCTTTTCAGCAGCAGCCACTTCCCTTGCCATCATGACTGTTTTGTCTGGTGTTGTAGGCCACTCCGTTGTTGCCTTTCTTTCTGAACGTTATACAGCATTTTTGGCTGGTATTTTGTTCCTCGTATTCGGCTATAAATTGACCATGGAAGGTTTGGAGATGTCCAAGGATGCAggtgttgaagaagatatggCTGAAGTGGAGGAGGAGATTGCGATCAAAGACGTGAACAAGGATATGAACGATGTTGAGAAAGGTGGTGAAACTGCTCGTGATAAACAGTTGAAGAATGTTTCGACGGGAGGGAAGATCGTACACAGACTTCGAGAACTAGCATCATTTATGTTTTCCCCAATATGggttcaaatttttttgatggtcTTTTTAGGAGAATTGGGTGATCGTTCACAAATAAGTATTATTGCCCTTGCTACTGACAGCGACTACTGGTACGTGATTGGAGGTGCTGTTGTTGGACATGCTATTTGTACTGGCCTAGCTGTGGTTGGTGGAAAATTATTGGCAACAAAAATTAGCATAAGGAGTATCACTCTTGCTAGCtcattattgtttttcatttttgctctgatgtatatatatcaagCATTCACAACATCAACCTGA
- the NTC20 gene encoding Ntc20p (similar to Saccharomyces cerevisiae NTC20 (YBR188C); ancestral locus Anc_8.556) encodes MPSLRDLALERNQKLNQLRARINETSNLKKGEFGTSSYSEASDGSVSGLIHHNVKASNSLDTLGQEIIHSGKQKESQQSYIPLEKSQQQQRIDRICETSDLKAKLAPAMEVLEKKTNEKIKGMIRKKILQESNRTETSP; translated from the coding sequence ATGCCCTCGCTGCGAGATTTGGCATTAgaaagaaaccaaaaattaAATCAGTTACGAGCCCGTATCAACGAGACTagcaatttgaaaaaaggcGAATTCGGTACCTCTTCTTATTCTGAGGCTTCAGATGGGTCGGTAAGTGGCCTTATTCATCATAATGTGAAGGCCTCCAATTCGCTGGATACTCTTGGACAGGAAATCATTCATAGCGGAAAGCAGAAGGAAAGCCAGCAGTCATACATTCCTCTTGAGAAAAgtcaacagcagcaacgGATCGACCGAATATGCGAAACGAGCGATCTTAAAGCCAAATTGGCGCCTGCTATGGAAGTGcttgaaaagaagacaaatgaaaaaatcaaaggcatgataaggaaaaagatACTACAGGAGTCAAACAGAACCGAAACGAGCCCTTGA
- the RPS9B gene encoding 40S ribosomal protein uS4 (similar to Saccharomyces cerevisiae RPS9B (YBR189W) and RPS9A (YPL081W); ancestral locus Anc_8.554), whose product MPRAPRTYSKTYSTPKRPYESSRLDAELKLAGEFGLKNKKEIYRISFQLSKIRRAARDLLTRDEKDPKRLFEGNALIRRLVRIGVLSEDKKKLDYVLALKIEDFLERRLQTQVYKLGLAKSVHHARVLITQRHIAVGKQIVNIPSFMVRLDSEKHVDFAPTSPFGGARPGRVARRNAARKAESSGEAAEEAEDEE is encoded by the exons ATGCCAA gAGCTCCAAGAACTTACTCTAAGACTTACTCTACCCCAAAGAGACCTTACGAATCCTCCCGTTTGGACGCTGAATTGAAGTTGGCTGGTGAATTCggtttgaagaacaagaaggaaatttacagaatttctttccaattgTCTAAAATTCGTCGTGCTGCCAGAGACTTGTTGACCAGAGACGAAAAGGACCCAAAGAGATTGTTCGAAGGTAATGCCTTGATCAGAAGATTGGTTAGAATTGGTGTCTTGTCCgaagacaagaagaagttaGATTATGTTTTAGCTTTGAAGATTGAAGatttcttggaaagaaGATTGCAAACTCAAGTCTACAAGTTGGGTTTGGCCAAGTCTGTTCACCACGCCAGAGTTTTGATCACTCAAAGACACATTGCTGTTGGTAAGCAAATTGTCAACATCCCATCTTTCATGGTCAGATTGGACTCTGAAAAGCACGTTGATTTTGCCCCAACCTCTCCATTCGGTGGTGCCAGACCAGGTAGAGTCGCCAGAAGAAACGCCGCTAGAAAGGCTGAATCTTCCGGTGAAGCTgctgaagaagctgaagacgaagaataa